In Arachis hypogaea cultivar Tifrunner chromosome 2, arahy.Tifrunner.gnm2.J5K5, whole genome shotgun sequence, a genomic segment contains:
- the LOC140173016 gene encoding putative disease resistance protein At3g14460 yields MLPSLGQLPSLKHLQIGFFESLGIVGAEFYFSLKDECCLETPPFPKLETLSFSSMDCWKEWRSLEFNAFPRLRELKISSCPMLSGDLPNHLPSLQSLEIENCEQLSFCVPRAPAMTSLIIKGGSEVRIGELPPLLRQISIEGSHHQVEWVVEAITHTQLSCLTSLSIAGCSTQIWFPVSGIPASLQELTIRDCRKLEFEMDGQHHSLQKLSIQNSCDSVTSFSLDVFPNLKEVGIIKCEKMECIVVSGSLSCLRSLGIENCGSLKSMSRLWMAAPQLELLALVGCPEMDLSATGDGDPHSSLRNLAVDYSKKLVSSAAFMNLQFHGLTQLSIVGGNDKSVSVKCFPKEGWLPASLESLTLYDIKSVETLECKGLAHLTSLQKLSIQSCLKLENMEGEKLPASLTQLIICGTPLLGESETSMQKANEQQERATIMDTIEQVFIALENLIH; encoded by the exons ATGCTTCCTTCACTTGGACAGTTGCCCTCTTTGAAGCACCTTCAAATTGGATTTTTTGAAAGTCTGGGGATTGTGGGTGCTGAGTTTTACTTCTCCCTGAAAGATGAATGTTGTTTGGAGACACCACCGTTTCCAAAGCTCGAAACTCTCTCGTTTTCATCAATGGATTGCTGGAAGGAGTGGCGTTCATTGGAGTTCAATGCATTCCCTCGACTTAGGGAGCTTAAAATAAGTTCGTGTCCGATGTTGAGTGGAGATTTGCCGAATCATCTACCATCTTTGCAGTCACTTGAGATTGAGAATTGCGAGCAGCTGAGTTTTTGTGTTCCAAGAGCTCCTGCAATGACCTCTTTAATCATAAAAGGCGGGAGTGAAGTGAGAATTGGGGAGCTACCTCCTTTACTACGTCAAATATCAATTGAAGGAAGCCATCATCAAGTGGAGTGGGTTGTGGAGGCCATTACGCACACGCAACTGAGTTGCCTGACGTCATTATCCATCGCAGGTTGTTCCACCCAAATATGGTTTCCAGTGAGTGGTATTCCCGCATCTCTACAAGAGTTGACGATTCGGGATTGCAGAAAATTAGAATTCGAAATGGATGGGCAACATCACTCGCTGCAAAAACTATCAATACAGAACAGCTGTGATTCGGTTACATCCTTCTCGTTGGATGTCTTTCCGAATCTCAAGGAGGTTGGAATCATAAAGTGTGAAAAGATGGAGTGTATTGTGGTGTCAGGGTCTCTTTCATGTCTCCGTTCTTTAGGTATCGAGAATTGTGGGAGTTTGAAATCCATGTCGAGGCTATGGATGGCAGCACCTCAGCTAGAATTACTCGCATTAGTGGGTTGCCCAGAGATGGATTTGTCTGCTACAGGGGATGGGGATCCACACAGTAGCCTGAGAAATCTTGCCGTCGACTACAGCAAGAAACTGGTGAGCTCTGCAGCATTCATGAATTTGCAGTTTCATGGGCTTACTCAACTTAGCATTGTAGGTGGAAACGACAAGAGTGTGAGTGTGAAGTGTTTCCCAAAGGAAGGTTGGTTGCCTGCCTCGCTTGAGTCGCTCACATTGTATGACATTAAAAGTGTGGAGACGTTGGAATGCAAGGGACTTGCCCACCTCACCTCCCTCCAGAAACTAAGTATTCAGAGTTGTCTTAAGTTGGAGAATATGGAGGGAGAAAAGCTGCCTGCCTCTCTAACACAACTCATCATCTGTGGAACTCCTTTGCTGG GTGAGAGTGAAACTTCCATGCAGAAAGCAAATGAGCAACAAGAGAGAGCCACAATCATGGACACAATTGAGCAAGTGTTCATTGCATTGGAAAATTTAATACATtag
- the LOC112757583 gene encoding putative disease resistance RPP13-like protein 1, protein MAEKLYGGAYLSPLVDAVLDNTISILEEDDSFLERNNLLVRLQNCLYDVAPVLDDAELKQFTDKRVKKWLVDLQDVLYFADDLLDELSTKAVIAATQKDPGNSSSWSRLVDSYIEDNGDMEKVVGKLESIVRRKHYLSLEKSAKVDMSWRIPSISLFEPSEICGRKEDKEAILKLLLDDDDAADGDLSVIPIVGMGGIGKTTLAQSVYHDDKVKKNFKFQAWLCVSEEFDIVKVTKTIIEAITSSSCNLTDLNLLQLDLKEKLSRQKFFIVLDDVWNENYDDWNKLLKPFQKGVKGSKILITTRSKKVASVVQTVSPLELTSLSDEDSWLVFSKHACLSTISMENPTLENVGKEIVKKCGGLPLAAQALGGLLRGNSDVKYWNHILKTEIWEHSDGKINVVPALKISYYFLPSYLKECFVYCSLYPKDYEFSKDELVLLWMAENFLQPVGKKTMEEVGGEYFDELIARSFFQPHHTRQKTIFIPPHKTFVMHDLVHDLAMIFAGEFYFRAEEFQNASEVDIKTRRLSHNANGNYPMSKLLGVCDRVNHTRTFLEINLNAWIPLNMENAPCILLSKLKYLRALSFKCFPLESLPDSIGGLIHLRYLDLSQTCIVTLPESLCNLYNLQTLKLVECRELHILPVGMKDLMNLRHLDTRGTHLYEMPKGLSNLKNLQFLSDYVVGKHEENKIKELGALADLQESICIGKLENVVSSSEALEARMFDKDGIKSLTLGWRLDEDKKI, encoded by the coding sequence ATGGCTGAAAAACTCTATGGTGGAGCTTACCTCTCTCCCCTTGTTGATGCTGTTTTGGACAACACAATTTCAATACTTGAAGAAGACGACTCTTTCCTCGAAAGGAACAACTTGCTTGTTAGGTTGCAGAATTGTCTGTATGATGTTGCACCTGTTCTTGATGATGCTGAGCTGAAGCAGTTCACTGACAAGAGAGTCAAGAAGTGGCTTGTTGATCTCCAAGATGTTCTCTATTTCGCTGATGACTTGCTCGACGAACTCTCCACTAAAGCCGTTATTGCTGCCACTCAAAAGGATCCAGGTAACTCTTCTTCCTGGTCTCGTCTTGTTGATTCGTATATTGAAGATAATGGAGACATGGAAAAAGTAGTTGGCAAACTAGAGTCCATTGTAAGACGCAAACATTATCTTAGTCTGGAGAAGAGTGCCAAGGTGGACATGTCATGGAGAATTCCATCCATATCTCTCTTTGAACCATCGGAGATATGTGGCCGGAAAGAAGACAAGGAGGCCATACTGAAACTGTTgttggatgatgatgatgctgctgATGGTGATTTATCTGTCATTCCCATTGTGGGCATGGGCGGGATAGGAAAGACCACTTTGGCCCAATCGGTTTACCATGATGACAAAGTGAAgaagaatttcaaatttcaagcttGGTTATGTGTGTCAGAAGAGTTTGATATTGTCAAGGTCACCAAGACTATAATCGAGGCAATAACTTCGAGTTCTTGTAATCTGACAGATTTGAATTTACTTCAGCTTGATTTAAAGGAAAAGTTGTCTAGGCAAAAGTTCTTTATTGTCTTGGACGATGTCTGGAATGAAAATTATGATGATTGGAATAAGCTTCTAAAACCTTTTCAGAAAGGAGTTAAGGGAAGTAAAATTCTCATAACTACTAGAAGTAAAAAGGTGGCTTCTGTAGTGCAAACCGTTTCACCTCTTGAACTAACTTCATTGTCTGATGAAGATAGTTGGTTGGTGTTTTCAAAGCATGCATGTCTTTCAACTATTTCTATGGAGAATCCAACCCTGGAAAATGTCGGCAAAGAGATCGTAAAGAAGTGTGGTGGATTGCCCTTGGCAGCTCAAGCTCTTGGAGGTTTATTGCGTGGAAATTCTGATGTCAAGTATTGGAATCATATATTGAAGACTGAGATCTGGGAACACTCCGATGGCAAAATAAATGTTGTTCcagcattaaaaataagttattacTTTCTTCCTTCATATTTGAAGGAATGCTTTGTTTATTGTTCCTTGTATCCCAAGGACTACGAATTTAGCAAAGATGAATTGGTATTGTTATGGATGGCTGAGAATTTTTTGCAACCAGTAGGTAAAAAGACTATGGAAGAAGTTGGTGGTGaatattttgatgaattaattgCGAGATCATTTTTCCAACCTCATCATACTCGCCAAAAGACGATTTTCATACCTCCCCACAAGACGTTTGTGATGCATGATCTCGTGCATGATTTAGCAATGATCTTTGCTGGAGAATTCTATTTCAGAGCTGAAGAGTTTCAGAATGCAAGTGAGGTTGATATTAAAACTCGTCGGTTGTCACATAATGCCAATGGCAATTATCCAATGTCAAAACTTTTGGGAGTTTGTGATAGAGTGAATCATACAAGGACATTTCTTGAAATCAATTTGAACGCGTGGATTCCGTTAAATATGGAAAATGCACCTTGTATCTTGTTGTCAAAGTTGAAGTACCTGAGAGCATTGTCGTTCAAATGCTTTCCTCTTGAGTCACTGCCGGATTCAATAGGTGGATTGATTCATCTACGTTACTTGGATCTGTCTCAGACCTGCATCGTGACATTGCCAGAGTCATTGTGTAACCTGTACAATTTGCAGACTTTGAAGCTGGTTGAATGTCGGGAATTACATATTCTTCCTGTTGGCATGAAAGATCTTATGAATTTGCGTCATCTTGATACTAGAGGGACTCATTTGTATGAGATGCCAAAAGGCTTAAGTAATTTGAAAAATTTGCAGTTTTTAAGTGACTATGTTGTCgggaaacatgaagaaaacaagattAAAGAATTGGGAGCACTTGCAGATCTACAGGAATCTATTTGCATTGGCAAATTGGAGAATGTGGTGAGCAGCAGTGAAGCTTTGGAGGCAAGAATGTTTGATAAAGATGGAATTAAGTCTTTGACGTTGGGTTGGCGGCTagatgaagataaaaaaatatag